CACGCTCGGTGCTCATGCGGTCGAACACGCTGCGGTTGACCTCCTTGGGCAGGTCGATGGCCTTGACGCGAACGTCGACCACTTCGATACCCAGCTCCTTGCTGGCCATGCGGTTCAGCGAGGCGGTGATGTCGCTCATCAGCGCGTCACGCTCACCGGAAACCACTTCGTGCAGGGTGCGCTTACCGAACTGGTCACGCAGGCCGCTTTCCAGGCGGCGCGACAGACGCTCGTCGGCGATCTGCTTCATGCCCGAGGTCGCGGTATAGAAGCGCTCGGCGTCCTTGACCCGCCACTTGGCGTAGGCGTCGACCATCACCGCCTTCTTCTCCAGCGTCAGGAAACGCTGGGTCGGGGCATCGAGGGTCATCAGGCGGGCGTCGAACTTGCGCACCTGGTTCACGTACGGGACCTTCACATGCAGGCCAGGCTGGACATCGGCCTTGACCACGCGACCGAACTGCAGCAATACCGCGCGCTCGGTTTGCGAGACGATGTAGAAGCAGTTCCAGGCGACGACGCCCAGCACCACGGCGCCGATCAGGGCGAACAGCGATTTATTGCTCATCAGCGGCTCTCCCTGGAACGCAGCGGCGGTTGTTGTTGCAGGTCTTGCGCGCTACGCGCGGCGGCGTCGTTGACCGACGGCGATACGCTGCTGACCGGCGCTGCACTGCTGCGGCTGCCTTCGACCATCTTGTCCAGTGGCAAGTAGAGCAGGTTGTTCTGCCCGTCCTTGGCCGTTACCAGGACCTTGCTGGAGTTGCTGTAGACCTCCTGCATGGTTTCCAGGTAAAGACGCTGGCGAGTGACCTCCGGTGCCTTGCGGTACTCGGCGACCAGCTTGGTGAAGCGGTCGGCCTCACCCTTGGCGCGAGCGATGACTTCGTCGCGGTAGCC
This genomic stretch from Pseudomonas entomophila L48 harbors:
- the hflC gene encoding protease modulator HflC, which produces MSNKSLFALIGAVVLGVVAWNCFYIVSQTERAVLLQFGRVVKADVQPGLHVKVPYVNQVRKFDARLMTLDAPTQRFLTLEKKAVMVDAYAKWRVKDAERFYTATSGMKQIADERLSRRLESGLRDQFGKRTLHEVVSGERDALMSDITASLNRMASKELGIEVVDVRVKAIDLPKEVNRSVFDRMSTEREREAREHRAKGNELAEGIRADADRQRRVLLAEAYREAEETRGDGDAQSAAIYAKAYTQDADFYAFYRSLQAYRESFSSKSDVLVLDAKNEFFRYLDKSKP
- the mprA gene encoding MprA protease, GlyGly-CTERM protein-sorting domain-containing form, whose amino-acid sequence is MLISGSPWNAAAVVVAGLARYARRRR